The window CAGCTGTCGGCGATGCCGTCGGTGCACGTGGCCTGGTGCGTGCTGGCGGCGGTCGCGGTGATCAGGGTGTCGTCGAGCCCGCTGCGCTGGCTGGTGGTCCTGCACCCGGTGCTGACCGTCGCGGTGGTGGTGGTCACGGCCAACCACTTCTGGGCGGACGGCCTGGTGGCCGTGGTGATCCTGCTCTTCGCGTACGCGGTCCAGGCGGCCTGCGGCCGCCGGCGGGCCCGCCGGGCGGCGTCCGGTCCGGACGCCGCGGTGGCCGGAGCCCAGGCCGGGGAGCACGTCACCACCGGGAGCTGACCGGGGCGCGAGCAGTACGGGCCGGTGGGCCGGACCTCCCCGGAAGGGAGGTCCGGCCCACCGGCGTTCGCGTGTCGGGTGTTACTTGACCGGCAGTGCCACCCGGCCCCACGCGCTGTTGGTCATGGCCGCGGTGGCCCAGTACCAGGCGACCAGCCCGGAGGCCGCGGCGACCCAGCCGGCGAACTTGGCGAGCCCGCCGGAGGTGGCGAAGGTCGCGACGGCGGAGAGCACCAGGGAGACGGTCAGCAGGCCGTACACCGCGCGGCTGAACCAGCCAGCCTTCCAGCTCGCGGCGGTGAGGGTGAGCGCGAGCAGGGCCCAGAGCAGCAGGAACAGGCCAGCCGCGTTCTTGCCGGCCCCGCCGGCGGCCGACCAGGTGGCCCAGAAGGCGCCCAGGCTGGTGAAGGCCGTGCCGGTGAAGCCCTCGCCGGCCCGGAGCTGCCAGAGGCCGGCGATGAACAGGGTGAGGCCGCCGAGGAGGTGGGCGAGACGGGCGGAGTCCCCGACCCCGGTGCCACTGAAGATGCCAGTGGAGAGGAGGCCGTAGGCGAGGAGGGTCAGGCCGAGGGCGAGGTAACCGAGGTTCCCCGCGTCGGCTCCGGTGGAGCGGGCGTTCAGTGCCCCGGTAGCTTCGTTGCTCACCGGAGGCTCCTTTCACTCTGGGCGCGCGCAGGGCGCTGTGAACCGCAGGAGGATGTTCGATGAGGTGGATGCGCGCGACCGCGCCGAGGGCGCACCACAGGAGGGTGCGACGGCTGCGGTCAGAATGATGGGCCAGCGCGAAGAACTGCTGGTCGTGTCCCCGCCGGGGGATTCCCCGGTGAGATCGGTGTACCCGGCCGGACCAGCTTGTACCCTTGTGAATCACACAATTTGTGGCGTCGTCAGCTGTGGAACGCTCATGGTTGGACCCCGGGTGAGCAGACTCGGTCAGCCCGGGCGCTGGGTGGGGACGCGCAGGGTGAGGATCGCCATGTCGTCGGACGGCGGCTCCGGCGCGAAGCGTTCGACCGCCCGCTGCACGCGCAGGGCGACCGCACCGGCCGTCAGCCCGGTACAGCCGGTGAGCACCTCGGCCAGGCCGTCGTCGCCCAGCATCCGCGACCCCTCGCGGCGTTCGGTCACGCCGTCGGTGACGCAGAGCAGGACCTCGCCGGGGGAGAGCACCAAGTGCTCCGCGGTCAGGTCGAGTTCCTCCATCACGCCGAGCAGCG of the Kitasatospora sp. NBC_01246 genome contains:
- a CDS encoding acetate uptake transporter, producing the protein MSNEATGALNARSTGADAGNLGYLALGLTLLAYGLLSTGIFSGTGVGDSARLAHLLGGLTLFIAGLWQLRAGEGFTGTAFTSLGAFWATWSAAGGAGKNAAGLFLLLWALLALTLTAASWKAGWFSRAVYGLLTVSLVLSAVATFATSGGLAKFAGWVAAASGLVAWYWATAAMTNSAWGRVALPVK